The Anaeromyxobacter sp. Fw109-5 genomic interval CCGCTCGGCGCGTCCGACCCCGAGCGCCTCGAGGACGCCGGTGAAGTTCTGGCGCACCGTCAGCCGCCGGAAGATGGACGCCTCCTGCGGCAGGTAGCCGACGCCGAGCCGCGCCCGCCGGTGCATGGGCTCGCGGGTGAGGTCGAGGTCGCCGAGCGACACCCGGCCGCCGTCCGGCGTCACGAGCCCCACCACCATGTTGAACGAGGTGGTCTTGCCCGCGCCGTTGGGCCCGAGGAGCCCGACCACCTCGCCGGGGGCGACGTGGAAGGACACGCCGTCCACCACGCGGCGGCCGCGGTAGCTCTTCACGAGCCCCTCGGCGCGGAGGAGCTCCGCCGTCACGGTGTGCCTCCCTTGCGCCGCTCCTCGAGCTGGCGGCGGCGGGCGTCGACCTCGCCGCCCGGCAGGACCAGCCGCGCCCCCTCGAGCCGCGCCTTGTCGATCTCGAGGTCGTAGACGAGGCGCGTGCCGCTCGCCTCGCTCGGCCCGTCCCTCAGCACCGGGTTCCCCTCGCACACGAGCCGCGCCGCGGCCGCCTCGTAGGTCGCCTTCTCGCAGGTCACGAGCCGCTCGCCGCGCTCGAAGCGGACGTCGCCCGAGCAGACCGCGCGGGCGATCTCGCCGCGCGCGTCGTTCGTCGCGACGAGCCGCCTGCAGGTGAGCCGCGCGTCGCCGCGCGTGAGGACGACGGGCGTCCGCTTCCCGGTGAAGATCACCTCGCGCTTCTGGAAGACGTACTCGAGCTCGTCCGCGTCGATGTGGACCTTCGCCTCGCCCGCGACCGTCGCGACGGGGCTGCGCGAGGCCGCGCTCGATGGGCGCCTGGGCTTCGCGGCGGTGGCCGGCGCCGCCGGAGCCGCGGCGAGCGCGGCGAGGGCGAGGAGGGCGGCGAGCGTCATGGCGCCCCGCGCCCGGCTTCCAGGTGGGCGCCTCCCTCGATCACGATCTTGCCGAGCTGGGGGTCGAGGGTGAAGCGAGGCCCGTCGAGCCGGTACCCTTCCCCCTCCACCACGACGGGCTCGTCGCCGCGCACCAGACCCGCGCCGTCGGGCGAGGGCTCGTACCGGGCGCTGGCCGTCCGCGCGACGTCGCCGCGGCTGCTCACCACCACCCCGCCGGTGGCCGAGAAGACGCGGGTGGTGAGCATCCCCTCCCCTCGCTCGGCGGAGATGCGGACCGGGGCACCCTCCCCGGGCAGGACGGCGACGAGCTCGCGGGCCGTGACGCGCGTCGAGTCCCTGCGCAGGGTGGCCGTGGTGGCCTCCCCGGACGCGCGGAGCTCCTCGCCGCGGAACACGTGGAATCGTACCCCTTCGAGCTTCAGCTCCGGCGCCACCTGTGCAGCCTCCGTCGATCGCTTCGAGCCGCATCCCGGCAGGGCCAGGAGGCAGGCGGCGAGCGCCATCGCTCGCCCTATCCATGTGGAAAACCGCGGAAACGGTAGCATTCTTTCCCAACCCGATCGACGGGCACACACCTTGCTATGCGGGGCGGTGGCTAGGCGCCGGACAATTCAACGGTTTTGGGCATCGTGCTTGCTTGCTGCGCCGCGGCAGCCTCACCGACCGGGACGCGTCTTCAGGGCTCGTGCACCCACATCCACCCCTGGAGGCTACCCGGATGGACGCCTCCCGGGCGTGCGAGCAGGCCTCCGACAGCCAGAGCGCTCCGCGAGCGGGGCCGGAGCGAAGGGACCGATCGCGCGCGGCGGGCAGCGGCCGTGAGAGGAGCCGGAGGGCTGCGCGCACCAGCGCACACCGCACGCTCGCTCGATCCGCTGGCGCAGCGGGACCGTCATGGCGTCCGGAACCTAGCACGGGATTCGGGGCTACCGGCAGCCCCGCGGACGGCCCGGCTAGACGGGAATGTTCCTCGCCGCGAGCAGCAGATCGCACAGCTCGCGCACCGCCCCGCGGCCGCCCGGCGCGGACGTGACGAGGTGCGCGGCCGCCCTCGCCTCCGGGCGCGCGTCGGCGGGCGCGGCGGCGAGCCCGACGCGCCGCAGGAGCGCCACGTCGTTCACGTCGTCCCCCATGTACGCGACCGCCTCGTCCGGCAGCCCCAGGTGCGCGAGCCGGGCGTAGCCCTCGAGCTTGTCGCGCTCCCCGAAGATGAGGTGCTTGAAGCGGAGCTCCTGGAGCCGCACCTGGGTGGCCTTGCCGGGGCGGCCGGAGATGACGCCGAAGTCCACGTGATCGCGCAGCAGCACGATGCCGTGCCCGTCGCGCACGTCGAAGGCCTTCAGCGCCTCGCCCTCGGGCCCGTACCAGATCCGCCCGTCGGTGAGGACGCCGTCCACGTCGAGGAGGACGAGCCGCACGCGCGCGGCGCGCGCGAGGAGGTCGTCCGGGGTGCTCACGGCTGCCCCAGCGCCCGCCGGACG includes:
- a CDS encoding HAD family hydrolase, translated to MSTPDDLLARAARVRLVLLDVDGVLTDGRIWYGPEGEALKAFDVRDGHGIVLLRDHVDFGVISGRPGKATQVRLQELRFKHLIFGERDKLEGYARLAHLGLPDEAVAYMGDDVNDVALLRRVGLAAAPADARPEARAAAHLVTSAPGGRGAVRELCDLLLAARNIPV
- a CDS encoding LptA/OstA family protein, whose product is MTLAALLALAALAAAPAAPATAAKPRRPSSAASRSPVATVAGEAKVHIDADELEYVFQKREVIFTGKRTPVVLTRGDARLTCRRLVATNDARGEIARAVCSGDVRFERGERLVTCEKATYEAAAARLVCEGNPVLRDGPSEASGTRLVYDLEIDKARLEGARLVLPGGEVDARRRQLEERRKGGTP